From Microbacterium sp. LWH7-1.2:
GCAGGGCTCCGCCGCACTCGGGGCACTCGGTCAGTGTGGGGTCGGCGAAGGACTGCACCGCGTCGAAGCGGTGCCCGCACTGCTTGCAGGCGTAGGCATACGTAGGCATGGTTCTCTCGGTCTCCGGCTGTCAGCGCCGCGTGGGCGCAAGGGTGATGGTGCGCGTGGGCGTGACGACGCCGGTGACGCGCTCGTCGAGCTCGTCGCTCGGCAGCTCGTCCACGAACTCCGAGTCGAACACGACCGCGTAGACGGGAGGGCACCGCTCCATCGACCCGAGGGTCTTGTCGTAGAACCCGCGTCCCCAGCCGAGACGCATCCCGGTGCGGTCGACGGAGGCGGCGGGGATGATGAGGAGGTCGACGTCGTTGACCGCGATCGGTCCGAGCAGCTCGCCGACGGGTTCGGGCAGCCCGAACATGCCTTCGGCGATCTCGTCCTCGGCGCCTGCGACCGCCCAGTCGAGCAGGCCGTCGGTCCGCGTGACCGGAAGGAGGACACGGATGCCGCGGGCCACGGCATCCGCCACGAAGGAACGTGTGCCCGGCTCGGCCGTGGTCGACAGGAAGCACGAGATCGAGCGCGCGCCGTGCTCGGCGACGAGGGCATCCAGCTGTGCGTGGATGCCCGCCTCGGCGGCTTCGCGCGCCTGCGGCGAGAGGCACTGCCGCCGCTCGCGGAGTTCGGCGCGCAGGGCGCGCTTCGCATCGGCGATGGCGTCGGACATGGTGTCGATTGTACGGCGCGGAGTATCGCACACCGTCCGTTCGGACGAGAAGGCCTGATCGCCGCGCCTAGACTTTCAGCATGGCGCATACCTCCATCAAGGCAGTCATCCCCGCTGCGGGCCTCGGCACCCGCTTCCTCCCCGCGACGAAGGCGATGCCGAAGGAGATGCTCCCCGTCGTCGACAAGCCGGCGATCCAGTACGTGGTCGAAGAGGCTGCCCAGGCCGGCATCGACGACATCCTCGTCATCATCGGGCGCAACAAGAACGCGATCTCGAACCACTTCGACTCGGTCCCCGAGCTGGAGGAGAAGCTGAAGGACAAGGGCGACACCGACCGGCTGCACCGTGTGCTGGAGTCGAGCGACCTCGCCGACATCCACTTCGTGCGCCAGGGCGAGCCCAAGGGCCTCGGCCACGCCGTGCTTCGCGCCAAGGCCCACGTCGGCGACTCGTCGTTCGCCGTCATGCTCGGTGACGACCTCATCGACGAGCGCGACGAGCTGCTCACCACCATGATCGCGGAGCACGAGCGCACCGGCGCGGCGATCATCGCCCTCATGGAGGTCGACCCCGACCACATCCACCTCTACGGCGTCGCGTCGGTGGAGTCCACCGACGGCAACGGCATCGTGAAGGTCAACGGCCTCGTCGAGAAGCCCACGTCCGAGGATGCGCCGTCCAACCTGGCCGTGATCGGCCGCTACGTGCTGTCGCCGAACGTGTTCGAGATCCTCGAGCGCACGGAGCCCGGCAAGGGCGGCGAGATCCAGCTCACCGACGCCCTGCAGGAGCTCGCGGCGGACCCCGACGGCCCCGGCGTCTACGGCGTCGTTTTCCGTGGCCGTCGCTATGACACCGGCGATAGGGTGGACTACATCAAGGCCATCGTGCAGCTGGCGGCCGATCGCGAAGATCTCGGTCCCGCACTGCGTCCCTGGTTCAAGGATTTCGCGGCGAACCTCTGACGCCGCCCGTTCGAGGGGGTCTCGTGGATCTGTCGGCTCCCCGCAGGCACGGCTCGGTGGCGATCCGGCTCGTTCGCCAGCGCGACGCCCGCGTGCTGCAGAACGAGCTGCTTTCCAACCGCGGCTGGCTGCGCCCGTGGGAGGCGACGAGCCCGGACGGTCCCGTGTCGTTCGACATGCGCGTCGGCATCCGCCGGCTGCTGCAGCAATACCGCGACGGCGTCGGCGTGCCCTTCGTCATGGAGTCCGACGGTGAGGTCGCCGGCCAGCTGAACGTGTGGGGGATCGCCCGCGGCTCGCTGGCATCCGCCACGATCGGGTACTGGGTGAGTGAGCGCTTCGCGGGCCGTGGCATCACGCCGACGGCGGTGGCGCTCGCGACCGACATCTGCTTCTCCGAGCTGCGACTGCATCGCATGGAGATCTGCATCCGCCCCGAGAACCGTGCGAGCCTGCGGGTGGTCGAGAAACTCGGCTTCCGCTACGAAGGGCTGCGTCGCCGCTTCATCCACATCGACGGGGATTGGCGCGACCACTACGCGTTCGCCCTCGTCCGCGAGGACGTCCCCGAGGGCGTGCTCCAGCGCTGGGTATCGGGCCGCGTGCCCCAGGACGCGGCAACGGTTCCGCCCGCGGACCGGCTTCACGCATAAGTCGTCCGGTTGTCTGTTCTCCTCCCCGCCGGCGGGCAGTCGCGCATCGCCGTGCCTGACCACGCCAGAAATCCGTGTTGCGTGACACGCGGACGGATGCGAGGGACACCGCCGTCCGGTCGCCTACCGTGGTGACCATGGGCGGGCAGGTGTGGGGTGGGGGAGTCATCGTTCTCGTCGCCGTGGCCTTGTGGCTGCTGTACCTGCTGCCCTCGTGGCACAGTCGTCGCCAGTTCGATGCGGCCGAACGCAACGCCGTCCGCCTGAATCAGGCCCTTCGCGTGCTCGCAGAGACGAGCGAGACGCCCGAAGAGGTGCGGCTCGAGCTCAACGCCCGCACCGCTGCCGCGCAGCAGAAGCTCGCGAAGCGCGCCCTGGCCGAGCGCGAGCACGCGGCGCTCGAGGGCGCGCGCATCGAGCTCGAGATCGCCAGGAGTGAGCGCGAGGCGGCGGTGGCCGCCGCACGCATCGGGGTGGAGCGTGCCCGCACCGACCGCGTCGCCGCCGAGGCGGCCGCGCGCGTGGATCTGGAGCGCGCCCGAGCCGAGCGGGCCGAGGCTGCGGCGGCCGCCCGCTCCGATCTCGCCGCGGTCCGGTCCCTTCCGACGTCACGCCGTGCGCGCGCCCGGCGCCGGTTCCGGCTCGTCGCGACCTTCGCGGGCGTCGTCGGGCTCGGCGTCGCGGCGTGGGGCGTGTTCGAGACCATCACGGTCGGTGCGCAGACTCTGATGTGGGCGGGTGTCGGCCTGGTGGCAGCATCCGTTCTCGTCCTTCGCCAGCTGTCCCGCGTCGCCGCACGTGCCGTGTCGCGGGCGACGGACGCTGCACCCCGCCGCATCGCGGAGGTGCAGGATGTCGCCCTCGAGCGCGAGCAGCGCGAGTGGGCGCCCCGCGACCTCCCCCGCCCGCTCACGGCGTCGGCGGGCTCCCGTGCTGCCGCTGTCCTGGATGGCGAAGCCGCTCGTGCGGCGCTGCGGCAGGCCGCCCTCGAACAGGCCATGGCGGCCCGCGCCGCGGCGCAGCAGCCCCCCTCGATCGACGTCGCGCGGACTGCGCGCGCGGCTTCCGCGGAGTCGGAATACGCCCGCATGGGGTACGTCGACGACGCCGAGATCGAGGCGCACGTGCGGCAGCTGCTGACCCGCCGCGCAGCCGGCGAATAGGCCTCTCGCAGGGCCTCCGCGGATTCGGAGGGACTGTGGAACCGTGATAGTGTTTTCGAGGTTCAAGGGCCTGTAGCGCAGTTGGTAGCGCGCCTCGTTCGCATCGAGGAGGTCAGGGGTTCGATTCCCCTCAGGTCCACCGAAAGAAGACCACCGCAGTGCGGGGGTCTTCTGCGTTTCGGGTCCTGGCGGGCCGGGTGTGGCTCCGTCAGTCCGGTACGGCCTCCGCAGCGGCACGGGCCGCGCCAGGAAGAGCGTCGACGATGCGCGCGACGGCGGCGTCGTCGTGCGCGGCCGAGACGAACCACGCCTCGAACACCGACGGCGGCAGCGAGACGCCCTGGGCGAGCATCGCGCGGAAGAACGGCGGATAGCGGTATGCCTCCTGCGCCTTCACCGTGTCGTAGTCCGTCGGAGCCTCGGCCGCGAACTGGATCGAGAACAGGTTGCCCGAGCGCTGCACGACGTGCGTGACGCCGGCTTCGGAGAGAGCGGATGCTGCGGCGTCCGCGATCGTCGCCGCGGCGGCGTCGAGGCGCCCATAGGCGGCGTCGTCGAGGTGGTCGAGGGTCGCGCGCCCGGCGGCGACAGCGAGCGGGTTCCCGCTCAGCGTGCCGGCCTGGTAGACCGGGCCGAGGGGCGCCAGCAGCTCCATGAGCGCCGCGGAGCCGCCGATCGCGGCGAGGGGGAGCCCGCCGCCCACGACCTTGCCGAACGTGATGAGGTCGGGCGAGAAGGGCACCGGGTCGATGCCGTACCAGCCGGCGGGACCGACGCGGAAGCCGGTCAGCACCTCGTCGAGGATGAGCAGCGCGCCGTGCTCGTGCGCGATGTCGGCGAGTGCGGCGTTGAAGCCCTGCGCGGGCGCAACGATGCCCATGTTGGCGGGCGCCGCCTCGACGATGACCGCAGCGATGTCGTCGCCGTGTGCCGCGAACACCTCGCGGAGCGCGTCGAGGTCGTTGTAGGCGATCACGAGCGTCTGCGCGGCGATCGCTGCGGGAACGCCCGCCGAACCCGGCATCGCGAGCGTGGCCACGCCCGAGCCCGCCTCGGCCAGCAGGCCGTCGGAGTGCCCGTGGTAGTGGCCGGCGAACTTCACGATGAGGTCGCGTCCGGTCGCGCCGCGCGCGAGGCGGATCGCCGTCATCGTGGCCTCGGTGCCCGTGGAGACCAGGCGGACGCGCTCGACGGGGTGCGAGCCGTCGCGCGAGACGCGCGCGGCGATCAGCTCGGCCAGCTGCGTCTCGCCGGGTGTGCTCGCGCCGAAGCCGAGACCGTGGGCCGCAGCATCCTGAACCGCCTTCACGACGGCGGGGTGGGCGTGCCCGAGGATCGCGGGACCCCACGAGCCGACCAGGTCGACGTACTCGCGGCCCTCGACGTCGGTGACGTAGGGGCCCGACGCCGACACGAAGAACCGCGGCGTCTCGTGCACGGAGCCGAAGGCGCGCACCGGCGAGTTCACCCCGCCCGGCATGGCGCCGCGTGCCCGGGCGAATTCCTCTGCGTTCGTCGTCATCGGATCCACTCCGCAAGCTCCAGGGCCCAATAGGTCAGCACGGCATCGGCGCCGGCGCGGCGGATGCCGATCACCGACTCCTCGATCGCGCGGCGCCGGTCGATCCAGCCGTGGGCGGCCGCGGCCTCGATCATCGAATACTCGCCTGACACCTGATACGCCCAGACTGGGACGGGGCTCGTCGCCGCGGCATCCGCCAGCACGTCGAGGTAGCTCATCGCGGGCTTGACCATCACGATGTCGGCGCCCTCCGCGATGTCGAGGTCGAGCTCGCGTGCGCCCTCGCGGCGATTGGCGGGGTCCTGCTGGTACGTGCGGCGGTCGCCTTCGAGCGACGACTGCACGGCCTCGCGGAACGGGCCGTAGAACGCCGAGGCGTACTTCGCCGCGTAGGCCAGGATCGGGGTGTTGCCGTATCCGGAGTCGTCCAGCGCGTCGCGCACCGCCGCGACCTGGCCGTCCATCATGCCCGACAGGCCGAGCAGCTGCGAGCCCGCCTCGGCCTGCGCCACGCCCATGTCGCGGTACCGCTCGAGGGTGGCGTCGTTGTCGACGTATCCGTTCGCGTCGAGGACGCCGCAGTGGCCGTGGTCGGTGAACTCATCGAGGCACAGGTCCGTCTGAACGACGAGCGCGTCGCCCGCCTCGGCGACCGCGATCCGGGTCGCGACGTTGAGGATGCCGTCGGGGTCGGTCGCGCCGGAACCCACCGCGTCCTTGTGCTCGGGCACGCCGAACAGCATGATGCCTCCGATGCCGGCGGCCGCAGCATCCGTCACGGCTTTCTTCACGCTCTCGGTCGAGTGCTGCACGACCCCCGGCATCGACGAGATCGGCACGGGCTCGCCCGCCCCTTCGCGCACGAACAGCGGCAGGACCAGCTCGGCCGGGTGCAGGCGCGTCTCGGCGACGAGGCGCCGCATCGCGGGGGTGGCGCGCAGGCGGCGGGGACGGTCTGTCGGTTGGTGACTCACGGGCGTTCTCCCGTCAGGCCGGCGGCGCCGGCATCGAGCAGTTCACGGGCGACGGATGCCGCGACCTCGCGCGACGGATCGCCCTCGTCCTCGGGCCACACGGTGGCGTGCGACGATGTGAGGATCGTGGTCCCATCGAGGCTGTAGACGCTTGCCGAGAGCAGCAGGAGCCCCGCGTCGACGACGGCGCGCGCGCCGACGGGGGCGGAGCACCCCGCCTCGAGGAGGGCGAGCACCTCGCGCTCCGCTTCGACGGCGGCGCGGGTCTCGGCGTGGTCGAGCCGGTCGACGAGGCTCTCTTCGCCACGGCGCACCTCGACCGCGAGCGCGCCCTGCCCGGGCGCCGTCGGCCACCGGTCGGGGTCGAGGAACTCGGTCACGACGTCGGTACGGCCGATGCGGGTGAGTCCGGCGGCGGCGAGGATGACGGCATCCAGCTCCCCGCTCGTCACCTTGCCGAGGCGCGTGTCGACGTTGCCGCGGATGTCGACGATCTCGAGATCGGGGCGCCGCGCGCGCAGCTGCGCCATGCGGCGGGGGGATCCGGTGCCGACGCGGGCACCGGCGGGGAGCTCGTCGAGCGTGAGGCCGTCGCGGGCGATGAGGGCGTCGCGCGGATCCTCGCGCGCGGGCATCGCCGCGACGACCAGCTGGTCGTGCGGTGCCGTGGGGAGGTCCTTCAGCGAGTGGACGATGACATCGCACTCGCCGGCGAGGAGCGCGTCGCGCAGCGCCCCGGTGAAGAGCCCGGTGCCGCCGGCGCGCGACAGCGGCTCGTTCGAGCGGTCGCCCTCGGTCGTGATCGTGACGAGCTCGGTCGTGACGCCGTACGCATCGGCGAGGTCGTCTGCGACCATGCCGGTCTGCGTCAGCGCGAGGGTGCTCCCGCGCGTCCCGATGCGCAGGGTGGTCACGCCAGCACCTCGGCGATCTCATCGAGGCCGATGCGGCGGCCGGTGTAGAACGGCACCTCTTCGCGCACGTGGCGGCGGGCCTCGGTCTGGCGGAGGTCGCGCATCAGGTCGACGAGCTCGACGAGCTCGGGCGCTTCGAGGGCCAGGATCCACTCGTAGTCGCCGAGCGCGAACGACGCGACCGTGTTGCTCAGCACCGAGCGGTGCGCGGCTCCCTTGCGGCCGTGGTCGGCGAGCATCTGGCGGCGCTCGTCGTCGGGAAGGATGTACCAGTCGTACGAGCGCACGAACGGGTAGACCGTGAGCCACGCCTCCGGATCCTTGTCGCGCATGAACGCGGGGAGGTGGCTGGCGGTGAACTCGGCGTCGCGGTGAACGCCCATCGCGTTCCAGACCGGCTCGAGCGAGGCGAGCGGCTCGGCGCGGCGGAGGATCCGCAGCGCCGACTGCAGCACGTCGGGGGCGATGCCGACCCCGGTGAGCCAGATCATGAGGTCGGCGTCGGCCCGCAGGCCCGACA
This genomic window contains:
- a CDS encoding 5-formyltetrahydrofolate cyclo-ligase, with protein sequence MSDAIADAKRALRAELRERRQCLSPQAREAAEAGIHAQLDALVAEHGARSISCFLSTTAEPGTRSFVADAVARGIRVLLPVTRTDGLLDWAVAGAEDEIAEGMFGLPEPVGELLGPIAVNDVDLLIIPAASVDRTGMRLGWGRGFYDKTLGSMERCPPVYAVVFDSEFVDELPSDELDERVTGVVTPTRTITLAPTRR
- the galU gene encoding UTP--glucose-1-phosphate uridylyltransferase GalU; translation: MAHTSIKAVIPAAGLGTRFLPATKAMPKEMLPVVDKPAIQYVVEEAAQAGIDDILVIIGRNKNAISNHFDSVPELEEKLKDKGDTDRLHRVLESSDLADIHFVRQGEPKGLGHAVLRAKAHVGDSSFAVMLGDDLIDERDELLTTMIAEHERTGAAIIALMEVDPDHIHLYGVASVESTDGNGIVKVNGLVEKPTSEDAPSNLAVIGRYVLSPNVFEILERTEPGKGGEIQLTDALQELAADPDGPGVYGVVFRGRRYDTGDRVDYIKAIVQLAADREDLGPALRPWFKDFAANL
- a CDS encoding GNAT family protein, translating into MDLSAPRRHGSVAIRLVRQRDARVLQNELLSNRGWLRPWEATSPDGPVSFDMRVGIRRLLQQYRDGVGVPFVMESDGEVAGQLNVWGIARGSLASATIGYWVSERFAGRGITPTAVALATDICFSELRLHRMEICIRPENRASLRVVEKLGFRYEGLRRRFIHIDGDWRDHYAFALVREDVPEGVLQRWVSGRVPQDAATVPPADRLHA
- a CDS encoding large exoprotein, with amino-acid sequence MGGQVWGGGVIVLVAVALWLLYLLPSWHSRRQFDAAERNAVRLNQALRVLAETSETPEEVRLELNARTAAAQQKLAKRALAEREHAALEGARIELEIARSEREAAVAAARIGVERARTDRVAAEAAARVDLERARAERAEAAAAARSDLAAVRSLPTSRRARARRRFRLVATFAGVVGLGVAAWGVFETITVGAQTLMWAGVGLVAASVLVLRQLSRVAARAVSRATDAAPRRIAEVQDVALEREQREWAPRDLPRPLTASAGSRAAAVLDGEAARAALRQAALEQAMAARAAAQQPPSIDVARTARAASAESEYARMGYVDDAEIEAHVRQLLTRRAAGE
- the hemL gene encoding glutamate-1-semialdehyde 2,1-aminomutase — encoded protein: MTTNAEEFARARGAMPGGVNSPVRAFGSVHETPRFFVSASGPYVTDVEGREYVDLVGSWGPAILGHAHPAVVKAVQDAAAHGLGFGASTPGETQLAELIAARVSRDGSHPVERVRLVSTGTEATMTAIRLARGATGRDLIVKFAGHYHGHSDGLLAEAGSGVATLAMPGSAGVPAAIAAQTLVIAYNDLDALREVFAAHGDDIAAVIVEAAPANMGIVAPAQGFNAALADIAHEHGALLILDEVLTGFRVGPAGWYGIDPVPFSPDLITFGKVVGGGLPLAAIGGSAALMELLAPLGPVYQAGTLSGNPLAVAAGRATLDHLDDAAYGRLDAAAATIADAAASALSEAGVTHVVQRSGNLFSIQFAAEAPTDYDTVKAQEAYRYPPFFRAMLAQGVSLPPSVFEAWFVSAAHDDAAVARIVDALPGAARAAAEAVPD
- the hemB gene encoding porphobilinogen synthase, which produces MSHQPTDRPRRLRATPAMRRLVAETRLHPAELVLPLFVREGAGEPVPISSMPGVVQHSTESVKKAVTDAAAAGIGGIMLFGVPEHKDAVGSGATDPDGILNVATRIAVAEAGDALVVQTDLCLDEFTDHGHCGVLDANGYVDNDATLERYRDMGVAQAEAGSQLLGLSGMMDGQVAAVRDALDDSGYGNTPILAYAAKYASAFYGPFREAVQSSLEGDRRTYQQDPANRREGARELDLDIAEGADIVMVKPAMSYLDVLADAAATSPVPVWAYQVSGEYSMIEAAAAHGWIDRRRAIEESVIGIRRAGADAVLTYWALELAEWIR
- the hemC gene encoding hydroxymethylbilane synthase yields the protein MTTLRIGTRGSTLALTQTGMVADDLADAYGVTTELVTITTEGDRSNEPLSRAGGTGLFTGALRDALLAGECDVIVHSLKDLPTAPHDQLVVAAMPAREDPRDALIARDGLTLDELPAGARVGTGSPRRMAQLRARRPDLEIVDIRGNVDTRLGKVTSGELDAVILAAAGLTRIGRTDVVTEFLDPDRWPTAPGQGALAVEVRRGEESLVDRLDHAETRAAVEAEREVLALLEAGCSAPVGARAVVDAGLLLLSASVYSLDGTTILTSSHATVWPEDEGDPSREVAASVARELLDAGAAGLTGERP
- the hemQ gene encoding hydrogen peroxide-dependent heme synthase — protein: MTDVAANSPTETLGYTLWAVFRRDSSAPAPAGDLSAAVAEVEASGVVVRGFYDVSGLRADADLMIWLTGVGIAPDVLQSALRILRRAEPLASLEPVWNAMGVHRDAEFTASHLPAFMRDKDPEAWLTVYPFVRSYDWYILPDDERRQMLADHGRKGAAHRSVLSNTVASFALGDYEWILALEAPELVELVDLMRDLRQTEARRHVREEVPFYTGRRIGLDEIAEVLA